One part of the Rutidosis leptorrhynchoides isolate AG116_Rl617_1_P2 chromosome 1, CSIRO_AGI_Rlap_v1, whole genome shotgun sequence genome encodes these proteins:
- the LOC139881295 gene encoding uncharacterized protein: MWSFACICFELPTGDVLFDPHSGDNYDRDEDHLALMMELLGMMPRKVNPKMILILTASIMYWSLLQKAKGDEEDRPSEDEQGTAPEEEGNIVTNEVASEDGVSETKEETT, from the exons ATGTGGTCATTTGCATGCATATGTTTCGAATTACCAACTGGTGATGTTTTATTTGATCCTCACAGTGGTGATAACTATGATAGAGATGAG GATCACTTGGCCTTAATGATGGAACTTCTTGGAATGATGCCTCGAAAG GTTAACCCAAAGATGATTCTAATATTAACTGCAAGCATCATGTATTGGAGCTTGCTACAAAAGGCTAAAGGCGATGAAGAAGATAGACCATCTGAGGACGAACAGGGCACTGCACCTGAAGAAGAAGGTAACATAGTTACCAATGAAGTTGCTAGTGAAGATGGAGTTTCCGAGACGAAAGAGGAAACCACATAA